From the genome of Candidatus Defluviilinea proxima:
TGGCTGTCAGCCGCTCATGGAATTCAGCTGATGGTGAACGTCATAGTGAGACCGAATGGTTCAATATCGTCGCCTGGGGCAACCTGGCTGAGATCTGCAAACAATATCTCACGAAGGGACAACAGGTCTACATCGAAGGACGCCTGCAAAGCCGCCGATGGGACGATAAAGAAGGCGCCAAACATACAAGCGTTGAGATCGTCGCCAACGAAATGATGATGCTTGGAGACCGGCGCGACCATAACAACCATACGGGTTCCGACACGCCCATGGCTGAAAACACACCCGAAACGAACGAAGACGAATTTCCTTTTTAAATATCAAATGGAGTAAGAAATGGCTGAAGACAGAAACCAATATGAAGGACAACCGCGCGGCGAACGTGGCGGCGGTGGCGAACGCGGTGGCTCCCGCTTTTTTGCGAAGCCCAAGTTCTGCCAGTTCTGTGCGGATAAAACCCTGACGATCGATTATAAAAAGACTGACCTTCTCAGAAAATATGTAACCGAAGAAGGCACCATCCGCCCGCGCAGACAAACCGGCGCATGCGCCAAACATCAGCGCGTTGTGGCCGCGGCCGTCAAACAGGCCCGCCACATTGCCCTGCTTCCCTACACTGGGAAACG
Proteins encoded in this window:
- a CDS encoding single-stranded DNA-binding protein, with the translated sequence MSRGLNKVQIIGHLGKEPEMRYTPSGKPVTTFTVAVSRSWNSADGERHSETEWFNIVAWGNLAEICKQYLTKGQQVYIEGRLQSRRWDDKEGAKHTSVEIVANEMMMLGDRRDHNNHTGSDTPMAENTPETNEDEFPF
- a CDS encoding 30S ribosomal protein S18, which encodes MAEDRNQYEGQPRGERGGGGERGGSRFFAKPKFCQFCADKTLTIDYKKTDLLRKYVTEEGTIRPRRQTGACAKHQRVVAAAVKQARHIALLPYTGKRVEDAR